GAGAGATTCTTTTAAAATATTCATTTCTACAATCATTTTCAATTGAAACAAGGCTATGGAAGGGTTCGTTAAAATCATTTTTGCCAGCAGTAAAAACTCCGTGACCATAAACGAGCACTCCTTTATGGTCTTTTATAGCTGGAGGCATAGTATTGCATAAACCGTAAACCCCAGAACCAACTTCGCCAGGAACAATTGGCAGTTCACAAGCGTATCTTTTTTTGGAGCATCTAATATGACATTGCCCTTTTAATGAGCAATTTTCTTCATTACAGTCCATAGAGAGAATAACCGAAAATTTAGGGTGTCCGTGAAGAATTGTTTTTATTTCAGGGGCGGATTTAACTAAATTCATGTGAGCAGGAAGTTCGCTTGATGCAGTTATGCTGCTACAAGATGATTCATCAAGGGGACACATATCAATAGAATTTTTTAAATCGTCAAGAGAGCTTCCAGTTTGACTTATAAATAAAATATCGTTAAAAAGGCATGAAATATTTCCGAAATAAGAATCAACAAGCCTGTAAAATACAGTAAGATTTCCTGATTCGCATATTGCATCAATAACTTGATTTTTGGAATTAAAGGGACCTTTGATTAATTGAACATCAGATATAACTGGAGAATCTAAATTATCAACGGCCTTTTTAAATATTTTGTAATTTTCTTTATCTACATGCTTGTGTTTTAAAAAATCGGAAAAAAATTTTACAAAACAAGCGAAACAAACTGATGAAAATGTTACAAAAGCTTGTTCTATGCTAACAGTTCCAAATGTAATGATATATGAATCTTTGAATATTACGCTTTTGCGTTTTTTTAGGATAGGAATTATTGAGTTAATATCATTTGAGAATGATACAGGAAGATCATGAAGAAATGTTCGTGTTTCGCAATCTTCAGGATAAATAACTCCATTTGAATTTTTTGAAAGATGTTCAATTATAGTTTTATAAGGCTCTGCAGGCTGGCAGTATAAAAGAGAATTAATATTAAGGTTTTTAAATATTTTTTCAAGCTCTCCGCAAAATTTATCGTTTTTATTCCATTCAATATCAGCATCTAAAAAGCCTATTATTGGAGCTTCTTTTTCAGTAAGTCCTGAAGAATAAAGTTTATTTTCGTATTTTTTTATGATATTTTCCATAAATCATCATCAATTCCAAGTTCTTTTGTCTTTTCAAAGGAAGGATTTCCATTTTCATTAAGCCCTCTGACTTTATAGTAATTGCTTCTCGCTAAAAGAAAAGCTTCTCTGTTTAAAGGCTTTATTTCTTTATTCACTGATTCAAGTTCAAAAAATCTTTTTGGAAGGTCATCGTGTTTGGAGTTAAACCCGTTCATGGAGTTCATTATTATTTCGTTATAATAAATACGTTCTCCAGCTTTTAGAATATCTTGTCCAAACATTTTTATACCGGTAACTGCGGAAAATACTCGAGCATATTCTTCAAGGGTTGCTGCAAAAAAGATAAATTTACAAGCCGTTAATGAATCGGCCGCAGCATTTAAGTCTTCGCTTATTTTTATTATTCGTGCTTTGCCTGCAAAAGTAAAACGATCTGTTGCTACAGGCTTTCTTAATATTTCGTGGGAAATAGGATAAGCTCTTAAATGACAGCCACCTCTGGTTGATGTTGCATAAGCTAAAGCCATTCCGTATGCACCTCTTGGATCATAGGCTGGAAGCTCCAATTTTTTAACGCTCATGGATGTATCTTTATTACCTTTTATTTCTGCATAATTTGCAGAACCCATTCCAAGCTCAGCGCCAATACCTTTTTTATTGCCGATATCTTCAAGCAAAGATAGGATTTCAGATGGTGATAGTTTTTTATTTGATACTTCTAAAAAACAGGCAATGGTTGATGCTGCTGAAATAGTATCCATTCCAACTTCATTGCATATTTTATTTGCTTGAACTACTGCTTCGATATCATTGTTTCCGATAAGAGCGCTAAAATGGGACATGGTTTCATATTCAGGAATAGCTGTTCCATCATCTGTAATTTTTTTACATAATATGTGACAGCCAGAGCATCCTATACTTTTCGGATTATATTTTTTTTTATAAGCATGGGCATTCATTGAGGACGCATATTCAAAATTAATTTTTTTAAAATTAAGAGTAGGCATCATGTGTCTTGAATCTATAAGGTCATACAAAGCGCCTGTTCCAAAACGAGAAATACCAAAATTACCAAAAAGAGCTGGTGACGCTGAAGTAAGTCTAACAATTTCTTCACGTGCTTTTTTTAATTCATCGAAATCAGATATTTTAATTTTTTTAGTTCCAAAAGCTGTAATATACTTTATTTTTTTTTCAGCCATTGTAAGTCCAATTCCGCTTCTTCCTGATGCAAAATGACCATCAATAATTATGCTTGAAAATAATACTCCGTTTTCAGCAGCAGGCCCAATTATAGCTGTTGAACCTTTATCTTTAATTATAGAATGAACATAACTGATTGATTTATTTTTTAAATGCTCAACTCTATTTATTTTTATATCATCGTCTGTGATTTCGATTCCACAAAGATATTCGCTTTTCCCAGTAATTATTACGCCGTCAAAACCTGCTTTTTTGAGCATTGTTCCGAATTTTCCACCAACAGATGAGTCGCCTATTGTTCCAGTTAAAGGGGATTTGGACATCATTGTCATTCTACCTGAAGTTGGAGAGATAGTACCTACAAGGGGGCCGGTAAATAATAATAAAGGTATTAACCCGTTATCCCATTCAAGAGTTATATACGGCTTTAAAAAAAAACCAGCAAGTCCTCTTCCACCGATAAATTTAAGATATAATTCTAATGGAGGCTCGTTAAATTTAATTTCATTTTTAGATAAGTTTATAATTGCAAGTTTACCAGTCCATCCGAACATTTTGTTAATTTCCAACTATTGAGTTAATTTCCCATTGAGTTAAGGTTTGTAACATTGCATAGTCAGTCATGTCACATTTTAAAGGGGTTATTGATATGTAGTTACTCATTAGGGCATCACCATCAACTTCGATGTTTCCTTCAAAAGTGTAATTATCATATCCGAGCCAGTAGTAATTAGTGCTTCTCGGATCAATTCTTTTGTCAAAACGCATAGTCTGCCTTTTTGTGCCTTGCCTGCTTATTATTATTCCAGATATTTTATTTTTTGGCTTGTCAGGGATATTTACATTTAAAAATGTCCCAAAAGGCATACCTTTTTCAAAAACAAGATCTGTAAGGCTTTTAACAAAGCATGCGGCATCTTCATAGTGCATTGCATTATATTCTTCTATTGACACAGCAATAGACGGAATTCCAAATAACGCTGCTTCTTTTGCGGCCGCTACAGTTCCAGAATAATGAATATTTATTTCGACATTTGCTCCAGGATTAATACCTGATATAACGATATCTGGCTTTGATTTAAGAATTTCAAGTATTCCAAGCTTAACACAGTCGGCAGGAGTACCATTGACTGCATATCCGACATAGCCGTCACAAACTTCAATAAGATTAGCTCGTAAAGGATCTCTAATAGTAATTCCATGACTAACGGCACTTCTTTCCCTATCAGGAGCAATTACCGTTACCTTATGTTTGCCATAAAAACATTTATAAAGTTCCCATAAACCATTTGCATAGATTCCATCATCATTTGTTAAAAGTACATTCATAAAATAAAAACCTTTTAAAATTTTATTTTTAAGTTTTAGATATATCGTTTTCATTAGATTTTCTACGTAAAAACTGCCAAATTCCTCCAGCGATCATTATTGTTCCTGCTATTGTTCCGGCTATTATACTGCCCGCAATTGTAAACGTTGTTTTTAATCGAGAGCTTCGTTTTCGATCTGATTCATCACGTTTTTCTTTTAAATTCGCTTCTAATTGTTTAAGTTGATTTTCCATGTTTTACCTCCTTTTAGGTTAAAAGATGAAGCAATAATGAAAGGATAGCACCTATAATTGTTCCGAGAATTGCACCGTTAAACCTAATCCAGTTTAATTGATCTTGGGTTTTTTCTTTAAAATATCTATTAATTTCATTTTTTGAAAGTTGATTAAGCTGATTAAAAACAATTGAACCAATTTTATCGCTTAAAATAGGAGAGTAATTGGTTATCATTTGACGAATAGCCTTTTCTTCTGAAGATGTCATTTTATCAATTAAATTATGTAGTTGTTCTAATAAAGTTTCGCTTAATTGTTGAGCATCAATAGTTACAATTTTTTGAGTTACGGGTTTTAATGCGTCGGGTCGTTGACTCCAATGCGTTAAAAACTCAACTATCTGTATCTGAATATTTCGAGTAATTACTTCACGATCAATCACACCGGCTATTTCAGCGGCTCTTGAAATCATTGAAATATTTATTTGTTCTTTAATTTTACTAAGTAAAAATTCATAAAATTCATGGCTTGCTATCCATAATCCGAGTCTTTCTACAATTTTATTTAAATAATCAGGCATGTTTAGAGATAATTTTTCGGTAATATCAACTATTCGTTCTGTAATAATGTTTTCTAAAGGATATTGATCTTCAATTGATTCAACAGCTTTTAATAGTTCAGATTTTATGTCGAGTTTGTTCATTTCTTCTGAAATAGCATCAGGATTAGCCCAATCATTACGAACTGTATTGACAATACCTTGCATCAGTGCTTCCCGCTGATTTTCTATTACTCCTGATTTAGGTACAAATGGAATACGTTGAAAAAGAGAACGAATTGCTATCCAATCGCAAAAAGCCCCTACAAATCCACCTTCAACTGCGCCTTGACAGACAATCAAAAAAAGACTGGAAGGTAAAAAATTGGCAAGTATAATGTATATTAGCAAAAGAATAATTACTCCTAAAAAAGCCCAATCCGCCCAATGAAAATGGTCAAAAAATTTTTTTTTGGGTTCGGGCAGAAAGTTTTTTACTTTTTGAATCCAGGTAATTTGCTTATTTTTAGTGTTATTATTTAAAGGCATTTAGGCTTTTATAACTCCTTATTATTTTTTATCAAAGTAATTATTTTGAATATTATAGATTTCTCAATCATGAAGTCAAGAAAAATAAAAGGATTCCATCTTGCGCCTTCAGTTATTTTTCTTGACTTTATCACTTATGCAAGTGTAAGTTTTTTTATTATAATAATTTAAATTTAGGAGGGAAAAAATGGAGACAATTTTATGCAAAAGATGTATTTGTAGTTCCGTAACACCTTATGTAGAAATTCGTCAAGACGGCATATGTTCAAAATGTATTGAATATGATGATTATCCAAAATATAATTTAGAAGCGTTTACTAAAAGGATGGAAGAAGGGTTTGATTCTATACGAAGTCAAAAGATTCCTTACCACGCAATGGTAATGTTTAGTGGAGGAAAAGACAGCAGTTATATTCTTAATATGGCAAAAAATAAATATAAACTTAGAACACTTGCTTTCGCGGTTATTCATCCTTTTGTAAACGATTTGTCTATACGAAACATGGATACAGTTGCAAGTAAGTTAGATGTTGATTTAATAAAGTATAAAATTAATGAAAATGTTGTAAAAAAACTTATGCGATATGCTGTGCTTGAAGGCCATAGATACGGTCTTGGTGAACTTTTCGGCTGCGCTATCTGTTCCCATATATATCATATGATTTCTCTTGCTTTTGCCATTAAAATGAAAATACCTTATAAATTAGACGGAACGGATCCAACTCAAAGCGCTATATCTCTTCCGATTTATATTGAAGGTCATAGATTGAAATCATTTCATCTTGGCGGCAGGGGATTGGGGTCCATAGAAAAAATGTGCTCTGATGCTTTAGGAAATGAATATGAGGGAACTATTTACGATTTTAATTTGCATCAATTTCACGATCAAGAATTTCCATCAAAAGTTTCACCTTTTAGTTTTTGTGGATATGATCATGAAAAAAATGTTAAGGAGCTTGTAGATAATGGAATATTAACTATTGATGAATCAAATCCCGAAAAAACCAACTGTGATTTATTACATTTTTTTTCTTATGTTTCATTTAAAAGATACGACAGTCATCCTTATGTAAAGCATTTTTCTCAAGGTTTAAGGAAAGATGTTGCTACTTTAGTTGACCAGTTTTTTACTGATGGTCATGAAAGGTGTTCCAGGGAAGAGCATATAAAGATTCTTGATGAATATAAAAATATACTTTTTTATGTTGGAGAGCATCCTGAGCTTACAACAGATGATGCGCAAAAACTCCATGAAAAGGTTCCAACAATATTATCCCATATGGGTGCTGAGCATCTTACTTCCTTTTTGATACGCGTTATGAAAATTCATGATTACGCTAAATATTTTGATATTAATTTAATATAATAAAATAGGAAAATTGATATAAGGGTCATTTAAGAATAAAAAAAAAATTATGACCCTTTAGATAGGTGCTTTATTCATGTATAAAAAGGAAACTATAATTATTTTTTCGATGTTGCTTTTTATGTTTAGCTTGCTTGGAGTTATTTTTTTCGGGGAAAATGGTCTTACTGATCTTAATAACTTAAAAAAAAGGCGGGACATTATTGTTGAACAAAACAAAATAATTAATCAAGAAAATATGGTTTTTTATAGAAGCATACAAAGGCTAAAGAACGATCCTGAATTTATTGAAGATGTTGCGAAAGAGGAGCTTGGAATGATAGGAATTGATGAGATAGTTTTTAAGTTTAGCAAAACTTATCCCAAATAACTTTTATTGTTTTTTAAACATGTTTTTTCATATTCGAGAAGATTTTTTTTCAAATCAACGCCTCCACCAAAATTACCAAGAGAACCATCGGACTTAATTACTCTATGGCATGGAATAATTAGGGGATAAATATTATTTGCCATAGTGTTTCCTATAAATCGAGAAGCTTTAGGGCTGTCTATGGCTATTGCTATATCTTTATAGGATTTAGTTTTGCCGATCGGAATATTAGAGACAGCAAGTAGAGCGTTTCTTTGAAGCTTCGTAAAGCTATTTAATTCTAACATGTCCCATGGAACAGTGATTAATTTTCCCTTTTCATAATACATGTATATACTATCAAATAAATTTATTAATACGTCAGAAATTTTGTTTTTATTAGTAGTAAGAATTTTTTTTGAAAAATTAATTGTTTTATTTTTTTTGGGAGATTCAATAATTATTTTAATAATTTTATTATTAGGGATTAAATATAAGAGGTTTGCTGTAAAAAGAGGAGTTTGAATAGAAAATACACTTAATTCATTTTGAGTAGTTTTCATTTTATAACAATCAAAATTCCTTGACCTCTAATGTCAAGGAATTTTATTAATGATACAAATATTTATTAAGTTTCTTCGATTGTAATAGCGCCGGGTTCACAGACCTCGACACAGCTGTCACAGCCAAGGCATTCATCTGCATTAACAGGAACTGATTTTCCGTCTTGAAGTTCATATACATCCACTGGACATACATCTACACATTCTTCGCAACCTTGACATTTATCATGATCAACAATAGGATTAAAAGCCATCTAAAAAGCCTCCTTTTATAAAATTATTAATAATTAAAAGCTGCGTCGCAACTTTAAATTTAAGGAAGTTTCCTTATACTAATTGATAAACTGAGTCAAGTTTCTTTTTGTTAATTTTAGAAATAAAAATTTTTTTGCTTTAAAAGAGCTTGACAGAGATTCAGTAATTAGTATAAAAACCCGTTAAATTAAATAGAATTAAATTGCTGTTAAATTCTTTTAAAAATTTTTTTATAAGGAGTAAAAAAAAGTTGGCAAATCACAAATCCGCAGTCAAAAGAATAAAACAAAACGAAATAAGAAGATTAAGAAATAGAATTATTAAAACGAGAATGAAAACGGCTATTAAGTCTTTAAAAGCTGCCCATGAAGACAAATCAAAAGATAATGCAGTAAAAGCACTTAATAACGCTCAATCTATTATTGATAAAGCTGCTAAAAAGGGTGTAATTCATAAAAAGAATGCATCAAGAAAAATAGCACGCCTTTCAAAATTAATTAATTCAATTTCTGCATAAATTAGAAGGAACGGTGTTTTTAACCGTTCCTCTATTTTATTATTAAAAATTACTCGTAAGAATAAGGTATATTTCTTCAGCATATCTTTGTGATATTTTTTCAAGAGCTGCTTTTTTATTCTCTTCTGTTAATAATTTGTTTTCGTTCACAATAATATATGACTGTGTGTATTCACTATTTTTTCTTGACCAAATAGTATTTCCTGCTTTGTCTTCAAGCTTTAAATCTAAATAAATTTTTATTCTTCTCTCAAGGGGCTTATGCTGACTTTCCCGAGATATTGTTTCTATTTTTATAGATTTAATATTACCAATTATCTGGGCATTTGATTCATCTTTGCCAACTATTTTAATATTGCTATTTTTTGTGAATTCAGAGCTAAGATCATTGGAAAATATAGCTCCAGCTTCTGGAATATCTGTTTTGTTTTTAAATATAGGAACAAATATTTTATTTATCCCAGTATTTAGCAATTCTGTTTCTGAAAACCTATATCCACAGCCTAAAGCAAGATAACAAAGCATATATGAAATCAAAATAAATTTTATTTTAAGCATAGAAATTAAACTACAATATTTACAAGTTTTTTCTGAACAAGGATAAGTTTTTTTATTTTTTTTCCCTCTATATATTTTTTTGTATACTCATTTGAGACAGCTAATTCTTTTATTGTTTCATCATCCGTATCAGCTTTCACAGTGAACTTGGCTCTAACTTTTCCATTAATTTGAATGACTATTACAAATTCGTCACTAACAGTATATTCTTCTTTGTAAGAAGGCCATGGAACTGATAATATGCTTGGAGTATTGCCCATTTCCTGCCATATTTCTTCGGCAAAATGAGGAACTATTGGAGATAAACATATTATCGCTGATTCTAATGCAAATTTCATCATAGAAAGGTAATTAGTCTCATTTTTGGCTTCTTCCATAAGATACATTACATTTATAAGCTCCATAACAGAGCTTATTGCTGTATTAAAATGAAATCTTTCTTCAATATCATTTGATACTCGTTTTATTGTTTGGTGAGTTTTTATAAATAATTCCCTTGTTTTTCCTTGAAGTTTATCTATATCTCCAGAGAATGAATTTATATTTTTTATTTCATTCATAAGACCGTATGCTAAACGCCAAACTCTTTGCAAAAAACGACTACATCCGTCAACGCCTTGCTCACTCCATTCAAGGCCTTTTTCGGGAGGAGATGCAAAAAGACAGAACAGTCTTGTAGTGTCAGCTCCATATTCTTCCATAAGAGCATTTGGATCAATAACGTTCTTTTTGGATTTAGACATTTTTTCGGTTCTTCCAATAATTAAATTTTTGCCGCATATTGAGCAATTTTTGGTTTCACCGGTTCCTTCAGCTTGTTCTGGATATAAAAAACCGTGTTCAGGACAAGAAATAGTTTCTTTACAAACCATGCCTTGAGTTAAAAGTCTTGTAAATGGTTCTTTAAAACTAACAAGACCAACGTCTTTTAAAACACGTGTAAAATATCGCGAATAAAGGAGATGTAGAATGGCATGTTCTACTCCTCCGATATATTGGTCAACAGGCATCCAGTATTTTACAGCATCAATATCAAACATTCCTTTATCATAGTGAGGACTACAATATCTTTCAAAATACCATGAAGATTCAACAAAAGTATCCATAGTATCTGTGTCTCGTCTTGCATCGT
The Desulfobacterales bacterium DNA segment above includes these coding regions:
- a CDS encoding class II aldolase/adducin family protein, coding for MENIIKKYENKLYSSGLTEKEAPIIGFLDADIEWNKNDKFCGELEKIFKNLNINSLLYCQPAEPYKTIIEHLSKNSNGVIYPEDCETRTFLHDLPVSFSNDINSIIPILKKRKSVIFKDSYIITFGTVSIEQAFVTFSSVCFACFVKFFSDFLKHKHVDKENYKIFKKAVDNLDSPVISDVQLIKGPFNSKNQVIDAICESGNLTVFYRLVDSYFGNISCLFNDILFISQTGSSLDDLKNSIDMCPLDESSCSSITASSELPAHMNLVKSAPEIKTILHGHPKFSVILSMDCNEENCSLKGQCHIRCSKKRYACELPIVPGEVGSGVYGLCNTMPPAIKDHKGVLVYGHGVFTAGKNDFNEPFHSLVSIENDCRNEYFKRISHLL
- a CDS encoding aldehyde ferredoxin oxidoreductase family protein, with the protein product MFGWTGKLAIINLSKNEIKFNEPPLELYLKFIGGRGLAGFFLKPYITLEWDNGLIPLLLFTGPLVGTISPTSGRMTMMSKSPLTGTIGDSSVGGKFGTMLKKAGFDGVIITGKSEYLCGIEITDDDIKINRVEHLKNKSISYVHSIIKDKGSTAIIGPAAENGVLFSSIIIDGHFASGRSGIGLTMAEKKIKYITAFGTKKIKISDFDELKKAREEIVRLTSASPALFGNFGISRFGTGALYDLIDSRHMMPTLNFKKINFEYASSMNAHAYKKKYNPKSIGCSGCHILCKKITDDGTAIPEYETMSHFSALIGNNDIEAVVQANKICNEVGMDTISAASTIACFLEVSNKKLSPSEILSLLEDIGNKKGIGAELGMGSANYAEIKGNKDTSMSVKKLELPAYDPRGAYGMALAYATSTRGGCHLRAYPISHEILRKPVATDRFTFAGKARIIKISEDLNAAADSLTACKFIFFAATLEEYARVFSAVTGIKMFGQDILKAGERIYYNEIIMNSMNGFNSKHDDLPKRFFELESVNKEIKPLNREAFLLARSNYYKVRGLNENGNPSFEKTKELGIDDDLWKIS
- the surE gene encoding 5'/3'-nucleotidase SurE codes for the protein MNVLLTNDDGIYANGLWELYKCFYGKHKVTVIAPDRERSAVSHGITIRDPLRANLIEVCDGYVGYAVNGTPADCVKLGILEILKSKPDIVISGINPGANVEINIHYSGTVAAAKEAALFGIPSIAVSIEEYNAMHYEDAACFVKSLTDLVFEKGMPFGTFLNVNIPDKPKNKISGIIISRQGTKRQTMRFDKRIDPRSTNYYWLGYDNYTFEGNIEVDGDALMSNYISITPLKCDMTDYAMLQTLTQWEINSIVGN
- a CDS encoding DUF445 family protein codes for the protein MPLNNNTKNKQITWIQKVKNFLPEPKKKFFDHFHWADWAFLGVIILLLIYIILANFLPSSLFLIVCQGAVEGGFVGAFCDWIAIRSLFQRIPFVPKSGVIENQREALMQGIVNTVRNDWANPDAISEEMNKLDIKSELLKAVESIEDQYPLENIITERIVDITEKLSLNMPDYLNKIVERLGLWIASHEFYEFLLSKIKEQINISMISRAAEIAGVIDREVITRNIQIQIVEFLTHWSQRPDALKPVTQKIVTIDAQQLSETLLEQLHNLIDKMTSSEEKAIRQMITNYSPILSDKIGSIVFNQLNQLSKNEINRYFKEKTQDQLNWIRFNGAILGTIIGAILSLLLHLLT
- a CDS encoding septum formation initiator family protein, which gives rise to MYKKETIIIFSMLLFMFSLLGVIFFGENGLTDLNNLKKRRDIIVEQNKIINQENMVFYRSIQRLKNDPEFIEDVAKEELGMIGIDEIVFKFSKTYPK
- a CDS encoding MGMT family protein — protein: MKTTQNELSVFSIQTPLFTANLLYLIPNNKIIKIIIESPKKNKTINFSKKILTTNKNKISDVLINLFDSIYMYYEKGKLITVPWDMLELNSFTKLQRNALLAVSNIPIGKTKSYKDIAIAIDSPKASRFIGNTMANNIYPLIIPCHRVIKSDGSLGNFGGGVDLKKNLLEYEKTCLKNNKSYLG
- a CDS encoding 4Fe-4S binding protein — its product is MAFNPIVDHDKCQGCEECVDVCPVDVYELQDGKSVPVNADECLGCDSCVEVCEPGAITIEET
- a CDS encoding 30S ribosomal protein S20, whose product is MANHKSAVKRIKQNEIRRLRNRIIKTRMKTAIKSLKAAHEDKSKDNAVKALNNAQSIIDKAAKKGVIHKKNASRKIARLSKLINSISA